One genomic window of Solea solea chromosome 12, fSolSol10.1, whole genome shotgun sequence includes the following:
- the apba2a gene encoding amyloid-beta A4 precursor protein-binding family A member 2 — MAHGERPGTISKILAPSPPLCPDSRVSNQSQAEQQGLVREVSKQPPTCTSKDDRNNELTPTASANHFYLSSDPSPGDMEDTCSEYDNVGSDVEQDYDEVLHLNREGMVDMRYYKQYCVEDGGYTNRSGGDTVSENSSATDQLTARVQHSTDVSCEQTQSDAKPHKTGHRFRSHCAPVARTEAEREVERGQENKFFFGEGDEIEEVLDGAKFIEDLEESENSVQRPTSLYPANDNEQIRKGGDEREREDDARVTRNLNIQGASRTCESSHMVSRERERERQSKGRGRRGPVEDIEHIVSGIKECTTNSTEQRPKTSSKDCKKAAVRTKARPSSTKQHPPPPPRHSHAQSPAESQKSKPRREAPPVPRPSPSHANSQESKARVTKPSLVPQHVPEQQRGVLEERQRWPEETQQGERPSSAVVPEDVAELPRMPHCHELNPAEKTNTPKKTQEATSFPSFEDVPGPCEPEDLIDGIIFAANYLGCTQVLSDKNPSKSVRMSQAHEAVSRIKSQDEDSQMMTEVDLFISTKAVKVLNADTQETMMDSALRTISYIADIGSIVVLMARRRVSQASSEDFLESPDSPSEGNTQYRMVCYVFESEDAQLIAQSIGQAFSVAYREFLRANGINPTDLSQKQYSDIINSQEMYHDDLVHFSNSDNCKELYVEKQKGESLGVVIVESGWGSILPTVILASMLNSGPAARSGKLNVGDQIMSINDTSLVGLPLATCQGIIKGLKNQVKVKLSIVSCPPVTTVLIKRPDLKFQLGFSVQNGIICSLMRGGIAERGGVRVGHRIIEINGQSVVAMAHEKIVQNLSVSVGEINMKTMPAVMFRLLTGQETPVYI; from the exons ATGGCTCATGGTGAGAGGCCAGGAACCATTTCCAAAATATTGGCTCCCAGCCCTCCACTGTGCCCCGATTCAAGAGTCTCAAACCAGAGCCAAGCGGAGCAGCAAGGTTTGGTGAGGGAGGTGTCTAAGCAACCACCTACTTGCACCTCAAAGGATGACAGGAACAATGAGCTGACTCCTACCGCTTCTGCAAACCACTTTTACTTAAGTTCTGACCCTAGTCCTGGTGACATGGAGGACACCTGCTCTGAGTATGATAATGTGGGCTCCGATGTTGAGCAGGACTATGATGAGGTGCTGCATTTGAACAGAGAGGGCATGGTAGACATGAGATACTACAAGCAGTACTGTGTTGAGGACGGTGGCTATACGAATCGGTCAGGAGGTGACACTGTAAGTGAGAACAGCAGTGCAACTGACCAGCTGACCGCCAGAGTTCAGCATAGCACAGACGTGTCGTGTGAGCAAACACAATCTGACGCTAAGCCTCATAAGACAGGCCATCGCTTTAGGTCACACTGTGCCCCAGTTGCCAGAACTGAAGCAGAGAGGGAAGTGGAAAGGGGCCAGGAGAACAAGTTCTTTTTTGGTGAGGGCGATGAAATAGAAGAGGTGCTGGATGGGGCCAAATTTATAGAGGATTTAGAGGAGTCAGAGAACAGTGTTCAAAGACCAACCAGCCTTTATCCGGCCAATGATAATGAACAAATTAGAAAGGGAGGTGATGAAAGGGAAAGGGAGGATGATGCTCGAGTTACAAGAAACCTCAATATCCAAGGAGCCAGTAGGACGTGTGAGTCATCTCATATGGTTtcaagggagagggagagggagaggcagagtAAAGGACGAGGGAGGAGGGGTCCAGTAGAGGACATTGAGCATATTGTTTCTGGGATCAAAGAGTGCACCACCAACAGCACTGAACAACGTCCAAAGACTTCATCTAAGGACTGCAAGAAGGCCGCTGTGCGGACCAAAGCTAGACCCAGTTCCACCAAGCAacatcctcctccacctcctcgtcATTCCCATGCTCAATCACCTGCCGAGTCCCAGAAGTCCAAGCCTCGTCGAGAGGCACCTCCTGTTCCCAGACCCAGTCCCTCCCATGCCAACAGCCAGGAGAGTAAAGCTCGGGTCACCAAACCTTCCTTGGTTCCTCAGCACGTACCTGAACAACAGAGGGGGGTTCTTGAGGAGAGGCAGCGGTGGCCAGAGGAAACCCAGCAG GGTGAGAGGCCAAGCTCAGCTGTGGTGCCTGAGGATGTAGCAGAGCTGCCGAGGATGCCTCACTGTCACGAGCTCAACCCTGCAGAGAAAACTAACACACCCAAG AAAACACAGGAGGCTACTTCCTTCCCCAGCTTTGAGGATG TCCCAGGTCCCTGTGAGCCAGAGGATCTTATTGATGGGATCATCTTTGCTGCTAACTACCTTGGCTGCACTCAGGTGTTGTCTGATAAAAATCCATCCAAGTCTGTCCGCATGTCCCAGGCCCATGAAGCTGTCAGTCGTATCAAG agCCAGGATGAAGACTCTCAAATGATGACCGAAGTGGACCTGTTTATTTCCACTAAAGCTGTCAAAGTACTGAATGCTGACACACAG GAGACAATGATGGACAGTGCCTTGCGTACCATCTCTTATATTGCCGACATTGGTAGCATTGTGGTTCTGATGGCTCGGAGGCGCGTGTCTCAGGCTTCATCAGAGGATTTTCTAGAATCTCCTGATTCTCCCAGTGAAGGGAATACTCAGTACAGAATGGTCTGCTATGTCTTTGAGTCTGAGGAT GCACAGCTTATTGCACAGTCCATTGGTCAGGCCTTTAGCGTGGCCTACAGAGAGTTCCTGCGAGCCAACGGCATCAACCCGACTGACTTGAGCCAGAAACAGtacagtgacatcatcaactCCCAGGAAATGTACCATGATGACCTTGTCCATTTCTCAAACTCAGACAACTGTAAAGAG CTGTATGTGGAGAAACAGAAGGGCGAGAGCCTCGGTGTGGTGATTGTGGAGTCAGGTTGGGGCTCCATTTTGCCCACCGTGATCCTGGCCAGTATGCTGAACAGCGGCCCTGCAGCTCGCTCTGGAAAACTCAACGTCGGGGACCAGATTATGTCCATCAACGACACCAGCCTGGTGGGGCTGCCGCTGGCCACATGTCAGGGCATCATCAAG GGGTTGAAGAATCAGGTGAAGGTAAAGCTGAGTATTGTGAGCTGTCCCCCTGTCACCACCGTCCTCATAAAGAGGCCTGATCTCAAGTTCCAGCTTGGCTTCAGTGTTCAGAATGGCATT ATCTGCAGTCTGATGCGAGGTGGCATTGCAGAGCGAGGTGGTGTCCGTGTTGGACACAGGATCATTGAAATAAATGGTCAGAGTGTTGTTGCCATGGCACATGAGAAGATTGTTCAGAACCTGTCTGTCTCAGTGGGTGAG ATCAACATGAAGACGATGCCTGCTGTGATGTTCAGACTGCTGACGGGTCAGGAGACGCCTGTCTACATATAG
- the fan1 gene encoding fanconi-associated nuclease 1 has product MSHITTACTMTGRANKNKLKSKKKGHVSAGTSASAATTTTPISFFFNSQPPSKLACPLCGLLVPRFRINEHIDLQCQNFDRGDSSAASASSSVVPSMQLSHRKKSTKSPELDRSKEEEDQETKTSPYFKKNNPQQAPREINSKSVVRKIDLGSLSSKLSRRGNNAPESTQTDDNHAPKHLEEETDPPETISSSQKENVLVLSLEDTNYCVTVTDQTTISTETSAAVGDSTCSEKGHKLKQKASMSDVFRKVGTQRLQPSSSQPAKRKTPSTDKASDLKKKAKSDSNRKQEEVLPNENKAETSDTDQHKTVVSLNIDLPLNSEESHGISAAVINSESLPGFAQQMTVDQADEAFNPPRLPYYIRNFRAVLQAVLENEDDRALFNEDDMLLVHAFEKLSVPGQKLYVRLFQRKLKWLQVNKLDYDEICSDLGPVAEELVQRGFLQSENDLEDLGEALDLLPAPELKALAKIFHLGSSGTQKQQLVDGLLHLSRQKSIFSLGPTRNIKAVILRRAKQFAGSCVRLCRGPRAVFSRILLLFSLTDTMDEEEMAAGGQSQLFTILLVNSGRLTFPDYTIKRIAKVFQDREDLIRYEASMRSLQEVNSAMQAGQWEEALELYTAAKSAWQELKQIHDFSHEAELPVFLRSFTTGWSYTRLLSRGVEILQRLRKYEEAVEELQSLLLQSVYCPDSRGRWWDRLALNLQQHLKKPERAICAIRDGLSDPLVRTGHKLSLHQRAVRMRESTSLKKYRLQFKDMPTIHVQDVTHVTIRGQLFPHEGGTGKSMFLLPANGAESSDATVICSVEELCLAHYRQQGFDQGIHGEGSTFSTLFGIFLWDIIFMEGIPDVFRNPYQTCPLDLYTDCFYENRKEPITSRVQLLSEASVETLHSMLEDVWTSQEGKVCSLVNWERFSSLQHTQSLVSCLGGAFVGGVIARMSKDYRHCRGGLPDLVVWNTTNNTYKLVEVKGPTDRLSQKQQIWLDELQKLGADVEVCHVVASGARGARLE; this is encoded by the exons ATGTCACATATCACAACCGCCTGCACCATGACCGGGAgagccaacaaaaacaaactcaagaGCAAAAAGAAGGGCCATGTTTCAGCTGGGACTTCTGCCAGCGCTGCCACCACCACGACTCCAATCTCCTTCTTCTTCAACAGTCAGCCTCCGTCTAAGCTGGCCTGCCCTCTGTGTGGCCTGTTGGTACCAAGATTCAGGATCAATGAGCACATTGATTTGCAATGTCAGAACTTTGACAGAGGAGACAGCAGTGCTGCCTCAGCAAGCAGTAGTGTTGTGCCAAGCATGCAGCTGTCACACAGAAAGAAATCCACAAAGTCCCCAGAGCTTGATAGAAGCAAGGAAGAAGAGGACCAAGAGACGAAGACCAGTCCTTATTTCAAGAAGAATAACCCTCAGCAGGCTCCACGggaaataaacagtaaaagtgTAGTCAGGAAGATTGACCTGGGAAGTCTCTCCTCCAAGTTATCTAGACGGGGCAACAATGCACCTGAGAGCACACAGACTGATGATAATCATGCACCAAAGCATCTTGAGGAGGAGACAGACCCTCCAGAGACAATCAGCAGCTCTCAGAAAGAAAATGTCCTTGTTCTGAGTTTAGAGGACACAAATTATTGTGTAACAGTCACTGACCAGACAACAATCAGTACTGAGACTTCAGCAGCAGTGGGCGATTCAACATGCTCAGAAAAAGGACATAAACTTAAACAGAAAGCCTCTATGTCAGATGTTTTCCGAAAAGTGGGCACTCAAAGGTTGCAGCCTTCCTCCTCCCAACCGGCAAAGAGGAAAACACCCTCCACTGACAAAgcatctgatttaaaaaagaaagcaaaatcTGACAGTAACAGGAAGCAAGAGGAAGTGttaccaaatgaaaataaagcagaGACAAGTGATACAGACCAGCACAAAACTGTGGTTTCCTTAAACATAGACCTCCCTCTAAATTCAGAGGAATCTCATGGAATTAGTGCTGCTGTCATCAACAGTGAGTCACTGCCTGGGTTTGCCCagcaaatgactgttgaccagGCTGATGAGGCCTTTAATCCTCCAAGGCTTCCCTACTATATCCGTAACTTCCGAGCCGTGTTGCAGGCTGTGCTGGAGAATGAGGACGACAGAGCATTGTTCAATGAAGATGATATGTTGCTTGTTCATGCTTTTGAGAAGCTATCAG TCCCAGGGCAGAAGCTCTATGTACGGCTCTTTCAGAGGAAGCTGAAGTGGCTTCAAGTAAATAAACTTGATTATGATGAGATATGCAGTGATTTGGGACCTGTTGCTGAGGAGCTGGTTCAACGTGGTTTTCTAcagtcag AGAATGATCTTGAGGACCTGGGAGAAgctctggacctcctgcctgcTCCTGAACTCAAAGCTCTGGCTAAGATCTTCCACTTGGGCAGTTCTGGGACTCAGAAACAGCAGCTTGTGGATGGGCTTCTTCATCTAAGCAGGCAAAAGTCTATCTTCTCTCTAGGCCCTACTCGAAACATCAAGGCTGTCATACTAAGAAG GGCGAAGCAGTTTGCTGGTTCTTGCGTGCGTCTGTGTCGTGGTCCTCGTGCTGTTTTCTCTCGcattcttctcctcttttctctgacGGACACCatggatgaggaggagatggCGGCTGGTGGGCAGAGTCAACTTTTTACCATCCTGCTGGTCAACTCAGGACGGCTGACCTTCCCTGACTACACAATAAAGCGTATAGCCAAGGTGTTCCAGGACAGAGAAGACCTGATCAG ATATGAAGCATCAATGCGATCCCTGCAAGAGGTGAACTCAGCTATGCAGGCAGGTCAGTGGGAGGAAGCCCTAGAGCTGTACACTGCTGCCAAAAGTGCTTGGCAGGAGCTGAAGCAAATCCATGACTTCAG TCATGAGGCAGAGCTGCCTGTGTTCCTGCGCAGCTTCACTACAGGATGGTCTTACACTCGCCTTTTATCCAGAGGGGTGGAGATCTTGCAGAGGCTACGTAAATATGAG GAGGCAGTAGAGGAGCTGCAGTCCTTATTGCTGCAGTCTGTTTACTGTCCTGACAGCCGAGGGCGCTGGTGGGACAGACTGGCACTAAATCTTCAGCAGCACCTCAAAAAACCTGAGCGT GCAATCTGTGCTATTAGAGATGGGCTTTCAGACCCTTTGGTACGAACAGGACATAAACTCTCCCTGCATCAGAGAGCTGTTAGGATGAGAGAGTCTACCAGCCTCAAGAAGTATCGTCTACAATTCAAAGATATGCCAACTATTCATGTCCAAGATGTTACACAT GTGACAATACGAGGACAGCTGTTTCCTCATGAGGGAGGCACGGGGAAATCCATGTTTCTTTTACCAGCAAATGGGGCAGAGAGCAGTGACGCCACTGTAATATGCTCTGTGGAAGAACTGTGTTTAGCACATTACCGCCAACAGGGTTTTGACCAAG GGATCCACGGTGAAGGTTCAACCTTCTCTACATTGTTTGGTATTTTCCTGTGGGATATCATTTTCATGGAAGGAATTCCAGATGTTTTTCGAAACCCATACCAG acCTGTCCACTGGATCTTTACACCGACTGTTTCTATGAGAATAGAAAGGAGCCGATTACTTCTCGTGTTCAGTTACTCAGTGAGGCATCTGTCGAGACGCTTCATAGCATGTTGGAGGATGTCTGGACCTCACAGGAGGGTAAAGTCTGCTCATTGGTCAACTGGGAGCGTTTCTCATCCCTTCAGCACACACAG TCTTTGGTGTCTTGCCTCGGTGGAGCCTTCGTAGGAGGAGTAATAGCAAGAATGTCAAAGGACTACAGACACTGTCGTGGAGGTTTGCCTGATCTGGTGGTGTGGAACACCACAAATAACACCTACAAG CTGGTGGAGGTGAAGGGGCCCACTGACCGGCTTTCCCAGAAACAGCAGATCTGGTTGGATGAGCTGCAAAAACTTGGGGCGGATGTGGAAGTGTGTCATGTGGTGGCTTCCGGAGCCAGAGGAGCTCGTCTGGAATAA